A DNA window from Alligator mississippiensis isolate rAllMis1 chromosome 11, rAllMis1, whole genome shotgun sequence contains the following coding sequences:
- the LOC102574843 gene encoding class I histocompatibility antigen, F10 alpha chain-like isoform X2, whose protein sequence is MASGAAAELMGAGVEESHSLSYHYTATYDAGGLREFWAAGALDGAPIDRYDRATRAKLPAQPWMRDGLEPDYWRQGGLSRAAKEAWFNDAVATLQRRTNRSQGTLQWQHGCMVEPGGLVRGWYQFAYDGADFLLFDTDNERWLAPSRWAEVTQHRWSAQPDFSRYVQRYLTDACVEWLGRFLHSRRAWVSRHAAPQVQVWSHPSREQPGWLVLTCLAGGFPTAAVKLGWHRGNTTLKGVLAGPGTLPAGDGNFQCRGQLLVPAEQAQGVRCQASHGDLAAPLEAAWEPPAPSIASVSPWAVAGLMVVGVLVLGIALLLWKRRASRNDTSSMDSLVFDPINSGAS, encoded by the exons GTGCGGGGGTGGAGGAGTCGCATAGCCTGTCCTACCACTACACGGCCACCTACGACGCCGGGGGCCTGCGGGAATTCTGGGCGGCGGGAGCACTGGATGGGGCCCCTATCGACCGCTATGACCGCGCCACCCGAGCcaagctgcctgcccagccctggatgCGGGATGGGCTGGAGCCTGACTACTGGCGCCAGGGCGGGCTCTCCCGCGCCGCCAAGGAGGCCTGGTTCAATGATGCCGTGGCCACGCTCCAGCGCCGAACCAACCGCTCCCAGG GCAcgctgcagtggcagcacggcTGTATGGTGGAGCCTGGCGGGCTGGTGCGGGGCTGGTACCAGTTTGCCTATGATGGTGCTGACTTCCTCCTCTTTGACACTGACAACGAGCGCTGGCTGGCACCGTCCCGCTGGGCCGAGGTCACACAGCACCGCTGGAGTGCCCAGCCCGACTTCAGCCGCTACGTGCAGCGCTACCTGACTGATGCCTGCGTGGAGTGGCTGGGTCGTTTCCTCCACAGCCGGCGTGCCTGGGTCAGCCGCCACG ctgccccacAGGTGCAAGTCTGGTCTCACCCGTCCcgggagcagccagggtggctgGTACTGacctgcctggctgggggctTCCCCACAGCAGCCGTGAAGCTGGGCTGGCACCGAGGCAACACCACGCTGAAAGGGGTTCTAGCGGGGCCGGGCACGCTGCCCGCTGGTGACGGCAACTTCCAGTGTCGGGGCCAGCTGCTGGTGCCCGCTGAGCAGGCCCAGGGGGTGCGGTGCCAGGCCAGTCACGGGGACCTGGCAGCTCCGCTTGAGGCTGCCTGGG AACCCCCAGCACCCAGCATAGCCAGTGTCAGCCCTTGGGCCGTAGCAGGACTGATGGTGGTCGGGGTCTTGGTGCTAGGCATAGCCCTGCTGCTCTGGAAGAGACGAG
- the LOC102574843 gene encoding class I histocompatibility antigen, F10 alpha chain-like isoform X1 — protein sequence MASLQHLCLVWLSLRPPGAWASLGAGVEESHSLSYHYTATYDAGGLREFWAAGALDGAPIDRYDRATRAKLPAQPWMRDGLEPDYWRQGGLSRAAKEAWFNDAVATLQRRTNRSQGTLQWQHGCMVEPGGLVRGWYQFAYDGADFLLFDTDNERWLAPSRWAEVTQHRWSAQPDFSRYVQRYLTDACVEWLGRFLHSRRAWVSRHAAPQVQVWSHPSREQPGWLVLTCLAGGFPTAAVKLGWHRGNTTLKGVLAGPGTLPAGDGNFQCRGQLLVPAEQAQGVRCQASHGDLAAPLEAAWEPPAPSIASVSPWAVAGLMVVGVLVLGIALLLWKRRASRNDTSSMDSLVFDPINSGAS from the exons atgGCTTCCCTGCAGCACCTGTGCCTGGTGTGGCTCAGCCTGAGGCCgcctggggcctgggccagcctgg GTGCGGGGGTGGAGGAGTCGCATAGCCTGTCCTACCACTACACGGCCACCTACGACGCCGGGGGCCTGCGGGAATTCTGGGCGGCGGGAGCACTGGATGGGGCCCCTATCGACCGCTATGACCGCGCCACCCGAGCcaagctgcctgcccagccctggatgCGGGATGGGCTGGAGCCTGACTACTGGCGCCAGGGCGGGCTCTCCCGCGCCGCCAAGGAGGCCTGGTTCAATGATGCCGTGGCCACGCTCCAGCGCCGAACCAACCGCTCCCAGG GCAcgctgcagtggcagcacggcTGTATGGTGGAGCCTGGCGGGCTGGTGCGGGGCTGGTACCAGTTTGCCTATGATGGTGCTGACTTCCTCCTCTTTGACACTGACAACGAGCGCTGGCTGGCACCGTCCCGCTGGGCCGAGGTCACACAGCACCGCTGGAGTGCCCAGCCCGACTTCAGCCGCTACGTGCAGCGCTACCTGACTGATGCCTGCGTGGAGTGGCTGGGTCGTTTCCTCCACAGCCGGCGTGCCTGGGTCAGCCGCCACG ctgccccacAGGTGCAAGTCTGGTCTCACCCGTCCcgggagcagccagggtggctgGTACTGacctgcctggctgggggctTCCCCACAGCAGCCGTGAAGCTGGGCTGGCACCGAGGCAACACCACGCTGAAAGGGGTTCTAGCGGGGCCGGGCACGCTGCCCGCTGGTGACGGCAACTTCCAGTGTCGGGGCCAGCTGCTGGTGCCCGCTGAGCAGGCCCAGGGGGTGCGGTGCCAGGCCAGTCACGGGGACCTGGCAGCTCCGCTTGAGGCTGCCTGGG AACCCCCAGCACCCAGCATAGCCAGTGTCAGCCCTTGGGCCGTAGCAGGACTGATGGTGGTCGGGGTCTTGGTGCTAGGCATAGCCCTGCTGCTCTGGAAGAGACGAG
- the LOC102574843 gene encoding H-2 class I histocompatibility antigen, L-D alpha chain-like isoform X3 — protein sequence MASLQHLCLVWLSLRPPGAWASLGAGVEESHSLSYHYTATYDAGGLREFWAAGALDGAPIDRYDRATRAKLPAQPWMRDGLEPDYWRQGGLSRAAKEAWFNDAVATLQRRTNRSQGTLQWQHGCMVEPGGLVRGWYQFAYDGADFLLFDTDNERWLAPSRWAEVTQHRWSAQPDFSRYVQRYLTDACVEWLGRFLHSRRAWVSRHAAPQVQVWSHPSREQPGWLVLTCLAGGFPTAAVKLGWHRGNTTLKGVLAGPGTLPAGDGNFQCRGQLLVPAEQAQGVRCQASHGDLAAPLEAAWASRNDTSSMDSLVFDPINSGAS from the exons atgGCTTCCCTGCAGCACCTGTGCCTGGTGTGGCTCAGCCTGAGGCCgcctggggcctgggccagcctgg GTGCGGGGGTGGAGGAGTCGCATAGCCTGTCCTACCACTACACGGCCACCTACGACGCCGGGGGCCTGCGGGAATTCTGGGCGGCGGGAGCACTGGATGGGGCCCCTATCGACCGCTATGACCGCGCCACCCGAGCcaagctgcctgcccagccctggatgCGGGATGGGCTGGAGCCTGACTACTGGCGCCAGGGCGGGCTCTCCCGCGCCGCCAAGGAGGCCTGGTTCAATGATGCCGTGGCCACGCTCCAGCGCCGAACCAACCGCTCCCAGG GCAcgctgcagtggcagcacggcTGTATGGTGGAGCCTGGCGGGCTGGTGCGGGGCTGGTACCAGTTTGCCTATGATGGTGCTGACTTCCTCCTCTTTGACACTGACAACGAGCGCTGGCTGGCACCGTCCCGCTGGGCCGAGGTCACACAGCACCGCTGGAGTGCCCAGCCCGACTTCAGCCGCTACGTGCAGCGCTACCTGACTGATGCCTGCGTGGAGTGGCTGGGTCGTTTCCTCCACAGCCGGCGTGCCTGGGTCAGCCGCCACG ctgccccacAGGTGCAAGTCTGGTCTCACCCGTCCcgggagcagccagggtggctgGTACTGacctgcctggctgggggctTCCCCACAGCAGCCGTGAAGCTGGGCTGGCACCGAGGCAACACCACGCTGAAAGGGGTTCTAGCGGGGCCGGGCACGCTGCCCGCTGGTGACGGCAACTTCCAGTGTCGGGGCCAGCTGCTGGTGCCCGCTGAGCAGGCCCAGGGGGTGCGGTGCCAGGCCAGTCACGGGGACCTGGCAGCTCCGCTTGAGGCTGCCTGGG